A stretch of the Paenibacillus dendritiformis genome encodes the following:
- a CDS encoding cation diffusion facilitator family transporter: MSADVYADMKQGEKGAWISIAAYIALSGAKLLVGWMYQSQALQADGWNNLTDIIASAAVLIGLRISQKPPDRDHPYGHLRAETIAALIASFIMATVGIQVILSTARSWFAGEESSPSPVTGWVALGSAAIMLAVYAYNKRLATRIRNQALMAAAQDNRSDAFVSIGAAIGIFGAQFGLNWLDPLAALTVGLLICKTAWNIFREATHTLTDGFDEAQLERLRKTVESTEGVRAIREVKARLHGSLVLVDVVVLVDAGLSLVEGHRICDDIEQRMQRKHNIAHVHVHVEPMVSGAEQRPQGRAAH; encoded by the coding sequence GTGAGTGCGGATGTATACGCGGATATGAAGCAGGGAGAAAAAGGGGCATGGATTAGCATTGCCGCTTATATTGCCTTGTCCGGCGCCAAGCTGTTGGTTGGCTGGATGTATCAGTCGCAAGCGCTGCAGGCCGACGGGTGGAACAACCTGACCGATATTATCGCTTCGGCGGCCGTCCTTATCGGTCTGCGCATCTCGCAGAAGCCGCCGGATCGGGATCATCCGTACGGGCATTTGCGGGCGGAGACCATCGCGGCGCTGATCGCGTCCTTCATTATGGCGACGGTTGGCATTCAAGTCATTTTGTCCACCGCGCGCTCCTGGTTCGCCGGGGAAGAGAGCAGCCCGAGCCCGGTTACCGGCTGGGTCGCCTTGGGCAGCGCGGCCATTATGCTTGCCGTCTATGCCTACAACAAGCGTCTCGCGACCCGGATCCGCAATCAGGCTCTTATGGCGGCGGCACAGGACAACCGCTCCGACGCCTTCGTCAGTATTGGCGCAGCCATCGGTATTTTCGGCGCCCAATTCGGCCTCAACTGGCTTGACCCGCTGGCGGCCTTGACCGTCGGCCTTCTGATTTGCAAGACGGCGTGGAATATCTTCCGCGAGGCCACCCATACGTTAACGGACGGCTTCGACGAAGCGCAGCTGGAGCGGCTGCGGAAGACGGTGGAGAGCACGGAAGGCGTGCGGGCGATTCGCGAGGTGAAGGCCCGGCTGCATGGAAGCCTGGTGCTGGTGGATGTCGTCGTGCTGGTCGATGCGGGATTGAGCCTGGTGGAGGGCCATCGCATCTGCGACGATATCGAGCAGCGGATGCAGCGCAAGCATAATATCGCCCATGTTCACGTTCACGTCGAGCCGATGGTGTCCGGGGCGGAGCAGCGGCCGCAAGGCCGGGCGGCTCATTAA
- a CDS encoding phage holin family protein: MERLDVLLKSAFAAAGGTVAFLFGGWPALLQVLLIIVAIDYVTGVMAAGAEGRLRSSIGLMGIARKVFIFFVVAVAHQVDSVLGDQHLLRDATIFFYLANELLSIIENGGRLGVPLPPVIKQAVEVLRGKGEIRDKNQ; encoded by the coding sequence ATGGAAAGACTGGACGTGCTTTTGAAGTCGGCCTTTGCGGCGGCGGGCGGGACGGTGGCGTTTTTGTTCGGCGGCTGGCCGGCCTTGCTGCAAGTGCTGCTTATCATCGTCGCGATTGATTACGTGACGGGCGTGATGGCCGCCGGAGCCGAAGGGCGGCTGCGCAGCAGCATCGGGCTGATGGGCATCGCGCGCAAGGTGTTTATTTTTTTCGTCGTGGCGGTAGCGCATCAGGTGGACAGCGTGCTGGGGGACCAGCATTTGCTGCGGGACGCGACGATTTTTTTCTATTTGGCCAATGAGCTGTTGTCGATCATTGAGAATGGCGGCCGCCTGGGCGTCCCGCTGCCGCCGGTCATCAAGCAGGCAGTCGAGGTGCTGCGCGGCAAGGGAGAGATTCGCGACAAGAACCAATAA
- a CDS encoding TetR/AcrR family transcriptional regulator — MSVDRRKLIVDAAAQSFALFGYKATTMDQVAKIAKVGKGTIYTFFTNKEELFDEILQQLIMEMKGIADREIQEDKPFFDNLYRVLDRVLEFRGRHELAIKLSQEVRDLGTPMAREAIQKLENELLAYIERQVRLAMEKGEVKGHNARIVSFVMLQMYKALTTEWNKLYDPLDKEEIKFHFRLHFMEGLAP; from the coding sequence ATGTCCGTTGACCGCCGTAAGCTCATCGTAGATGCGGCTGCCCAATCCTTTGCCTTGTTCGGCTATAAGGCGACCACGATGGATCAAGTCGCCAAGATCGCCAAGGTAGGGAAGGGGACGATTTACACGTTCTTCACGAACAAGGAAGAACTCTTTGATGAAATTTTACAACAATTGATTATGGAAATGAAAGGGATTGCCGACCGAGAAATTCAGGAAGACAAGCCTTTCTTCGACAATCTGTATCGCGTCCTTGATCGGGTGCTTGAATTCCGCGGCCGCCATGAGCTCGCCATCAAGCTCTCGCAGGAAGTCCGCGATCTGGGCACGCCCATGGCCCGCGAGGCGATTCAGAAGCTGGAGAACGAGCTGCTCGCCTACATAGAGCGCCAAGTGCGCCTCGCCATGGAGAAGGGCGAAGTGAAGGGGCATAACGCGAGGATTGTCAGCTTCGTCATGCTGCAGATGTACAAGGCGCTTACGACGGAATGGAACAAGCTGTACGATCCGCTTGACAAGGAAGAGATTAAGTTCCATTTCCGGCTTCATTTTATGGAAGGGCTTGCTCCATAG
- a CDS encoding phytanoyl-CoA dioxygenase family protein — translation MSTTIWSASEMEHYRKNGYLLRKKPLFGPEDFAELTGIFEEQLAQKGDKLSDELDTPHFRDERLLRFLLSDEVLDVVEPLIGPNIGLWSSHFICKDPYTGRATPWHEDSAYWTGRLDRFDKIVTVWLAIDRSAKENGCMRVIPGTHDNGFSEYVDADGKENLFPTRIKHVEESAAVYFELEPGECSLHDSRIIHGAEPNRSAHRRCGYTMRYFSTEAKVIPENNHGFKIWLARGKDIAGNPFCNV, via the coding sequence ATGAGCACAACAATATGGTCGGCATCCGAGATGGAGCATTACCGGAAGAACGGGTACCTCCTTCGCAAAAAGCCGCTCTTCGGCCCGGAGGATTTTGCCGAGCTCACCGGCATATTCGAGGAGCAGTTGGCGCAAAAGGGCGACAAGCTGTCCGATGAGCTGGATACGCCGCATTTCCGGGATGAGCGGCTGCTGCGCTTCCTGCTTAGCGATGAAGTGCTGGACGTGGTCGAGCCGCTGATCGGCCCGAATATCGGTTTGTGGTCGAGCCATTTTATTTGCAAAGACCCTTACACAGGGCGCGCGACACCATGGCACGAGGATTCGGCCTATTGGACAGGCCGTCTGGACCGCTTCGACAAGATCGTGACCGTCTGGCTGGCCATCGATCGAAGCGCGAAGGAGAACGGCTGCATGCGGGTCATTCCCGGCACCCATGACAACGGGTTCTCGGAATATGTGGACGCGGACGGGAAGGAGAACCTGTTCCCGACCCGGATCAAGCATGTGGAGGAGTCCGCAGCGGTATACTTCGAGCTGGAGCCGGGGGAATGCTCGCTGCATGATTCCCGGATTATCCACGGCGCGGAGCCGAACCGGAGCGCGCACCGCCGCTGCGGGTATACAATGCGTTACTTCTCGACCGAGGCGAAGGTGATTCCGGAGAACAACCATGGCTTCAAAATATGGCTGGCCCGGGGCAAGGACATTGCGGGCAATCCGTTCTGCAACGTATAA
- a CDS encoding permease produces MMFTPVGFAGYIIIGLALLARTLGWITSSFLFAALIIAGFICFGIVESRWGRRHWLVRYLDYTPLMVLVIAYVVAGSAVPQYAAIALLLPLGAASSFGAVRLARTKKYRTMPVIDEHKKEPPKFR; encoded by the coding sequence ATGATGTTCACCCCGGTAGGGTTCGCAGGCTATATTATCATTGGACTGGCCCTGCTCGCCAGGACGCTCGGCTGGATAACGAGTTCCTTCCTGTTCGCCGCGCTGATTATTGCCGGCTTCATCTGCTTCGGCATCGTAGAGAGCCGTTGGGGACGGCGGCACTGGCTTGTCCGCTATCTCGATTATACGCCGCTGATGGTCCTCGTCATCGCCTATGTCGTCGCCGGGAGCGCGGTTCCCCAATACGCGGCGATCGCGCTGCTGCTCCCGCTCGGCGCCGCCAGCTCCTTCGGGGCCGTCCGGCTCGCGCGCACGAAGAAGTACCGGACGATGCCGGTCATCGACGAGCATAAGAAGGAGCCGCCCAAGTTCCGGTGA
- a CDS encoding AraC family transcriptional regulator: MSHATPERLRNEQYMSLSSPFRIFRHHIDARIEVHWHEFFELALVAGGQGIHTVNGTSVPLRRGLLFLMTPADFHEIIPDPGQRIDLYNVIFSEPFIRPELFRQLFSQRGDSCVWLGEEAFPAFEAEFARMWRESEHWQEGSEFIVQGALERVLIDRERLCRNGSEKQEMAGPLQEPPGDEARRLHPSIVSAVTYIQHHFREPLTLAEVAAHAGLSANYFSECFSKQVGASFQCYVQERRLQFAHSLLCVTALPVTEICYASGFGTLNHFERAFKKKYGRAPRHLRKERNSRPGHSRTNSPGG, encoded by the coding sequence ATGAGCCATGCGACGCCGGAGCGGCTGCGCAATGAACAATATATGTCGCTCTCGTCCCCTTTTCGCATTTTCCGCCATCATATCGATGCGCGGATCGAAGTGCATTGGCATGAATTTTTTGAGCTGGCGCTTGTGGCAGGCGGACAGGGCATTCATACGGTGAATGGAACCTCCGTCCCTTTGCGGAGAGGGCTTCTCTTTCTGATGACGCCCGCGGATTTCCATGAAATCATCCCGGATCCGGGACAGCGCATCGATTTATATAATGTCATTTTCTCGGAGCCGTTCATCCGGCCGGAGCTGTTCCGGCAGCTGTTCTCTCAACGGGGCGACTCCTGCGTATGGCTGGGGGAAGAGGCATTCCCGGCCTTCGAGGCGGAGTTCGCCCGGATGTGGCGCGAGAGCGAGCATTGGCAGGAGGGCAGCGAGTTCATCGTTCAAGGGGCGCTGGAGCGGGTGTTGATCGACCGGGAACGTCTATGCAGGAACGGGAGCGAGAAGCAGGAGATGGCGGGTCCCTTGCAAGAGCCGCCCGGCGACGAGGCGCGGCGGCTGCATCCTTCGATTGTCAGTGCCGTAACCTACATTCAGCATCATTTCCGGGAACCGCTGACGCTGGCGGAGGTGGCAGCCCACGCCGGATTATCCGCTAATTATTTCAGCGAATGCTTCAGCAAGCAGGTCGGGGCCTCGTTCCAGTGCTATGTGCAGGAGCGGCGGCTCCAATTCGCCCATTCCCTGCTGTGCGTGACGGCCCTTCCGGTTACGGAGATCTGCTATGCCTCCGGCTTCGGCACATTGAATCATTTTGAACGAGCCTTCAAAAAGAAATACGGGCGGGCGCCGCGCCATCTGCGGAAGGAGCGGAACTCCCGGCCTGGCCATAGCCGAACGAACAGCCCCGGCGGATAA
- a CDS encoding EamA family transporter — protein MMVYGLMLVIASAFTHALWNLFAKRSLHKESFLFSLHAVATVLFLPFFIRDLMVMNWTWGHALLLIVSFLLQGTYLYLVSQAYKVGELSQVYPMMRGTAALLVPLVSVSLYGESMSVIGWIGWSLIVGGLFGLSGMLSVKQKDKSWWVALALTTSVGMCTAAYTLTDKAVVEFFSPLGLIEISNLGAVIFLAPAVKRAGLLRREWRANWSTIGLGAVISPGSYLLFLFAMTLGPLAHLAPIREFSIVIGTLLGYWILKEKQGKKRLVASTIVAAGMALISMWG, from the coding sequence ATGATGGTTTATGGCCTTATGCTCGTCATCGCATCCGCATTCACGCATGCGTTGTGGAACTTGTTCGCCAAGCGAAGCCTGCACAAGGAATCGTTCTTGTTCTCGCTTCATGCGGTTGCCACGGTTTTGTTTTTGCCTTTTTTTATCCGCGATTTGATGGTGATGAACTGGACATGGGGACACGCGCTGCTCCTTATCGTCTCCTTCCTACTGCAGGGAACCTATTTGTATCTGGTGTCCCAGGCATACAAGGTCGGCGAGCTGTCGCAGGTGTATCCGATGATGCGGGGGACGGCCGCGCTGCTCGTGCCGCTTGTCAGCGTCTCTCTCTACGGGGAGAGCATGTCGGTGATCGGCTGGATCGGGTGGAGCCTGATCGTGGGAGGGCTTTTCGGCCTGAGCGGCATGCTGTCCGTGAAGCAGAAGGATAAGTCATGGTGGGTTGCGCTTGCCTTGACCACCTCGGTAGGCATGTGCACCGCGGCATATACCTTGACCGACAAGGCCGTTGTCGAATTTTTCAGCCCGCTTGGGCTGATCGAGATTTCGAATCTCGGGGCCGTTATCTTCCTGGCGCCTGCCGTGAAGCGGGCCGGGCTGCTGCGGCGAGAATGGCGCGCGAACTGGAGCACGATCGGCCTCGGCGCCGTTATTTCTCCGGGCTCGTATCTGCTCTTCCTGTTCGCGATGACCTTGGGGCCGCTGGCTCATCTGGCGCCGATACGCGAATTCAGCATTGTTATCGGTACCCTTCTCGGTTATTGGATTCTGAAGGAGAAGCAGGGCAAGAAGCGGCTGGTCGCATCGACGATTGTCGCGGCCGGAATGGCCTTGATCAGCATGTGGGGCTAA
- a CDS encoding C40 family peptidase, with product MKKQLLLGLLMVTMAGQVFAGGSHAAAAPQAAAATAQAAASIQKGDIIASVNLRTSPSTSASVIRLMKKGETVAILDKHNSYWYKVQDDKGNTGYISTSSKYIKAGASSAGNPPADKPSVSTPGASEDSQTASASSRAAKIEKVIQVGNKYLGTPYEFGSNRNSTKTFDCSAFVRQAYKEALGIVLPTDSRKQGSWIKSNSTPKTSISQLKRGDLMFFMSYKGSKASAYKNVNKSTERITHVGIYLGDGKILHTYSKKSGGVRVDNVLNTAWEHRFLFGGSVLK from the coding sequence ATGAAAAAACAACTACTGCTAGGATTATTGATGGTTACGATGGCCGGACAAGTATTCGCGGGGGGATCTCACGCGGCGGCAGCTCCGCAAGCCGCAGCTGCGACGGCACAGGCCGCTGCGAGCATTCAGAAGGGCGACATCATTGCTTCCGTTAATCTGCGCACAAGTCCTTCCACTTCGGCGTCGGTTATCCGCTTAATGAAGAAAGGCGAGACAGTCGCTATTTTGGACAAGCATAACAGCTACTGGTACAAAGTTCAGGATGACAAAGGCAATACCGGATATATAAGCACGAGCAGCAAATACATAAAGGCGGGCGCATCCTCTGCAGGCAATCCGCCAGCTGACAAGCCTTCGGTCAGCACTCCGGGAGCCAGTGAAGATTCCCAGACGGCCTCCGCTTCTAGCCGGGCGGCCAAAATCGAGAAGGTGATCCAGGTCGGCAACAAATATTTGGGCACGCCATACGAATTCGGCTCCAACCGGAACAGCACCAAAACGTTTGATTGCTCCGCCTTCGTAAGACAAGCGTATAAGGAAGCGCTCGGCATCGTGCTGCCGACGGATTCCCGCAAGCAAGGAAGCTGGATTAAGTCCAATTCCACGCCGAAGACAAGCATCAGCCAACTGAAGCGCGGCGATCTCATGTTCTTCATGTCCTATAAAGGCTCCAAGGCCTCCGCTTATAAAAACGTCAACAAGAGCACGGAGCGGATTACGCATGTCGGGATTTACTTGGGAGACGGCAAAATTTTGCATACGTACTCCAAAAAATCGGGCGGCGTCCGGGTCGACAATGTGCTCAACACCGCTTGGGAGCATCGCTTCCTGTTCGGCGGCAGCGTGCTGAAATAA
- a CDS encoding RNA polymerase sigma factor codes for MPGFLNSYPKGRNDEVTPQTTLMERVRKELYRRAWRLQYRAKAARHREIPWGAESFAAPDFTAQADNRMLVRQLLQELPRDKGRVILYSLYIENETEVQIARKLNLSQQAVSKWKRKSLHRLYQKLSSPNG; via the coding sequence ATGCCGGGCTTTTTGAACAGCTATCCGAAGGGGAGGAATGACGAAGTGACTCCGCAGACGACTCTTATGGAACGTGTCCGCAAGGAATTGTATCGCAGAGCCTGGAGGCTGCAATACCGGGCGAAGGCGGCCCGCCACCGCGAGATCCCATGGGGGGCGGAATCCTTCGCCGCTCCCGATTTTACGGCGCAAGCCGACAACCGCATGCTCGTCCGGCAATTGCTGCAGGAACTGCCCCGTGACAAGGGGCGGGTTATTCTGTACAGCCTGTATATAGAGAACGAGACAGAGGTTCAGATTGCGAGGAAGCTGAATCTGAGCCAGCAGGCGGTGAGCAAATGGAAACGCAAATCCCTTCACCGGTTATATCAGAAGCTGAGCTCGCCGAATGGCTGA
- a CDS encoding N-acetylmuramoyl-L-alanine amidase — translation MSLDIKQRLLPDGRPNKPNRPMKPQYITIHNTDNPAPGATAEAHSRYILNGSGGTKKSWHYTVDDREIYQHLRENEQGWHAGDGNGPGNLLSFGVEICMYEGMDEPKAWRRAAELIARLAEKHGIAMERIVPHRHWSGKACPSRVLPRWQEFMKLVEEQREGQGQPEERDYAGHWAESSIQYAIAHGVMAGRGLGFAPNEPVTRAELAVVVERLCKQMKA, via the coding sequence ATGAGTCTGGACATTAAGCAGCGGCTGCTCCCCGACGGGCGGCCGAACAAGCCGAACCGGCCGATGAAGCCGCAATATATTACGATCCATAATACGGACAATCCGGCCCCCGGCGCTACCGCCGAGGCGCATTCCCGCTATATTTTGAATGGAAGCGGCGGGACGAAGAAAAGCTGGCACTATACGGTTGACGACCGCGAGATCTATCAGCATTTGCGGGAAAATGAGCAGGGCTGGCATGCGGGGGACGGCAACGGCCCCGGCAATCTGTTATCGTTTGGGGTCGAGATCTGCATGTACGAGGGGATGGATGAGCCGAAGGCCTGGCGGCGGGCCGCGGAGCTAATCGCCCGGTTGGCGGAGAAGCACGGCATCGCCATGGAGCGAATCGTTCCGCACCGACACTGGAGCGGGAAGGCTTGCCCGTCGCGTGTGCTGCCGCGCTGGCAGGAGTTTATGAAGCTTGTAGAAGAGCAGCGGGAAGGACAAGGCCAGCCCGAGGAGCGGGATTATGCGGGCCACTGGGCCGAATCGTCGATCCAGTATGCGATCGCCCATGGGGTGATGGCGGGCCGCGGTCTCGGGTTTGCCCCGAATGAGCCGGTCACGCGTGCCGAGCTCGCTGTCGTCGTCGAGCGCCTGTGCAAGCAAATGAAAGCATAG
- a CDS encoding Ig-like domain-containing protein, producing the protein MNPTWKKTSWLSIVLVCALVIGLLPFHGVANAADTVTDVHFESDVSPVHVIVEGQSVQLKLIGTIKGEQKDVTGLADWSSSNPSAVTVDAGWVKGAGKGTSEITAKYQGYTLKKTVVSNYMYDELSIRSADTGVDIDKETTLYLGMKPNWKAFAFDKEGNTENDVSSDASWSSSNSSVVDVNKGKLTLKSKGEAELTVKYKGLSSKIKIKVELPYEELTLSPDKLIEFEFGDAAVNVIAKAKTKDGNLEDVTDKAEWSTSDSGVAEVKDGSVKPIGVGTATITAAYLGATNSVTVVVRPSYQAMRISPDKKQTMLLGDAPLQVQTFVLNSADTQEEVTHLAEWTSSNVMAVTVEQGRVYAKAAGTATVTAKYKGLSKSVEVNVIPAIEKLKWPEEDKDKDKDGIRKMDIYMEESQSLPKVSAVTLGGDTVDVSDLAVWTSSNPGVISIKDEKMKAETRGTATLTATVRGHEISMEVTVKRKALILQSNTTEMNIVTGREQAVPDVTVIYMNGDEENITSEVKWESSSPNLIVVGGKIKGLVASKVTLTGTYANVKVSVKVTVEEEVVRFEIEPENLALNVKKSQSIKVTGYYKNGKKVSLGSKVNWKSDNEKVATVKGSSVKGVAIGSALLTGEFQGQKLEVPVTVKPKLTKLIAEPGSLKLTAGQKANWKVKAIYDTGEVVDVTSSVTFVPSNTKVKVERGSVQGVSKGSTSVKLTFEGKSTSLRVSVK; encoded by the coding sequence GTGAACCCAACGTGGAAAAAAACATCGTGGCTCAGCATCGTGTTGGTATGCGCGCTAGTGATCGGCTTGCTGCCGTTTCATGGAGTGGCTAACGCAGCGGATACGGTGACCGACGTCCACTTTGAATCTGATGTATCGCCGGTTCATGTCATCGTGGAGGGACAGTCCGTTCAATTGAAGCTGATCGGCACGATTAAGGGAGAACAGAAGGACGTGACCGGACTGGCGGACTGGAGCTCCTCCAACCCGAGCGCGGTCACGGTTGACGCCGGATGGGTAAAGGGCGCCGGCAAGGGAACTTCGGAGATTACGGCGAAGTACCAAGGGTATACGTTGAAGAAGACGGTCGTCTCCAACTATATGTATGATGAATTGAGCATACGTTCCGCGGACACCGGCGTAGATATCGACAAAGAAACGACGCTTTATCTCGGCATGAAGCCGAATTGGAAGGCGTTTGCTTTTGACAAGGAAGGCAATACGGAGAACGATGTAAGCTCCGACGCTTCCTGGAGCTCTTCGAATTCGAGCGTCGTCGACGTGAACAAGGGCAAGCTTACGCTGAAGAGCAAGGGTGAAGCCGAGCTCACGGTGAAGTATAAAGGCTTAAGCAGCAAAATCAAGATCAAGGTCGAGCTTCCGTACGAAGAGCTGACATTGTCTCCGGACAAGCTGATTGAATTCGAATTCGGCGACGCGGCGGTCAACGTGATCGCGAAGGCGAAGACGAAGGACGGCAATCTGGAGGATGTAACGGACAAGGCGGAGTGGTCGACGAGCGACAGCGGCGTCGCGGAAGTGAAGGACGGTTCCGTCAAGCCGATCGGCGTCGGCACGGCTACGATCACGGCCGCTTATCTGGGCGCGACGAATTCGGTTACGGTCGTTGTCCGTCCATCATACCAGGCGATGCGCATCTCGCCGGACAAGAAGCAGACCATGCTCCTGGGCGACGCGCCGCTCCAAGTGCAGACGTTCGTGTTGAACTCGGCCGATACGCAGGAAGAGGTCACGCATCTGGCGGAATGGACTTCGAGCAATGTGATGGCTGTGACCGTCGAACAGGGCCGGGTCTATGCCAAGGCAGCCGGCACGGCGACCGTGACGGCGAAGTACAAAGGGCTCTCCAAATCGGTTGAAGTGAATGTCATTCCGGCGATCGAGAAGCTGAAATGGCCGGAGGAAGATAAGGATAAAGATAAAGACGGCATCCGCAAGATGGATATTTATATGGAAGAATCTCAGAGCCTGCCGAAGGTAAGCGCGGTTACGCTGGGGGGAGACACCGTAGATGTATCCGATCTGGCGGTATGGACAAGCTCCAACCCGGGCGTCATCTCTATTAAAGACGAGAAGATGAAGGCGGAGACCCGAGGAACGGCGACCCTCACCGCGACCGTGCGCGGTCATGAGATCTCGATGGAAGTGACCGTGAAGCGCAAGGCGCTCATTCTCCAGTCGAACACGACGGAGATGAATATCGTGACGGGACGGGAGCAGGCGGTCCCGGATGTGACGGTCATCTATATGAACGGGGATGAGGAGAATATCACCTCCGAAGTGAAATGGGAGTCGAGCTCTCCGAATCTGATTGTCGTGGGTGGAAAGATCAAAGGACTAGTGGCAAGCAAGGTGACGTTAACCGGAACCTATGCCAATGTCAAAGTATCGGTTAAAGTCACAGTCGAAGAAGAGGTCGTCCGCTTCGAGATTGAACCGGAGAACCTCGCCTTGAATGTGAAGAAAAGCCAGAGCATCAAGGTAACGGGTTACTACAAGAACGGAAAGAAAGTTTCCCTCGGGTCCAAGGTGAATTGGAAGTCGGACAACGAGAAGGTAGCGACGGTGAAAGGCTCGTCCGTCAAGGGCGTCGCCATCGGCAGCGCGCTGCTGACCGGCGAGTTCCAGGGACAGAAGCTGGAAGTTCCGGTGACGGTGAAGCCGAAGCTGACGAAGCTGATTGCCGAGCCGGGCAGCCTGAAGCTGACCGCCGGCCAGAAAGCGAACTGGAAGGTGAAGGCGATCTACGACACCGGGGAAGTCGTCGATGTCACTTCCTCCGTCACGTTCGTGCCGTCCAACACGAAGGTGAAGGTAGAGCGGGGCAGCGTGCAGGGCGTGTCCAAAGGCTCGACCAGCGTGAAGCTGACCTTCGAGGGCAAGAGCACGTCGCTGCGTGTCAGCGTCAAATAA
- a CDS encoding MGDG synthase family glycosyltransferase — MRKKRILLLSEGFGTGHTQAAYALSVGIRQLAPEVQTRVMELGKFLNPTVAPLIFAAYRKTVSVSPKLVGMLYRKQYEKSLNRVTQSALHRIFYTQASHVIRQLRPDAIVCTHPFPNIVVSRLKRAGFGIPLYTLITDYDAHGTWITPEVNKYLVSAPEVEQKLIQRGISPDQIIVTGIPVHPKFWQRCPQAEAQQRLGLKPLPTVMLMGGGWGLALDEDLLRYMTKYRDQIQLLLCMGSNEKAMHRIEQDPIFQHPNIRIFGYTQEVSMLMDASDLLITKPGGMTCTEGMMKGIPMLFHAPIPGQEEENCDFFIEHGLGEMLESRETIDRWFHDLSQHYETLRQKRQLGPSPAMKPDGCPRAVIDLL, encoded by the coding sequence ATGCGAAAGAAAAGAATTCTTCTGTTGTCCGAAGGCTTCGGAACCGGACATACGCAGGCAGCCTATGCATTGTCCGTCGGGATCAGGCAGCTGGCGCCGGAAGTGCAGACCCGCGTCATGGAGCTGGGCAAATTTTTGAACCCAACGGTCGCTCCCTTAATTTTTGCGGCCTATCGCAAGACGGTGAGCGTATCTCCGAAGCTCGTCGGCATGCTCTACCGCAAGCAATATGAAAAATCGTTGAACCGGGTTACGCAATCGGCTCTGCATCGCATATTCTATACGCAAGCTTCTCATGTCATCAGACAGCTGCGGCCGGATGCCATCGTCTGCACTCATCCGTTTCCCAATATCGTCGTCTCCCGGCTGAAGCGGGCCGGATTCGGCATTCCTTTGTATACGCTGATCACCGACTATGACGCGCACGGAACCTGGATCACGCCGGAAGTGAACAAATATCTCGTCTCGGCCCCCGAGGTGGAGCAGAAGCTGATTCAGCGGGGCATCTCCCCCGATCAGATCATTGTCACTGGCATTCCCGTCCACCCGAAGTTCTGGCAGCGCTGTCCGCAAGCGGAAGCGCAGCAGCGGCTCGGCTTGAAGCCGCTCCCGACCGTCATGCTGATGGGCGGAGGCTGGGGACTCGCTCTGGACGAGGATCTGCTGCGTTATATGACGAAGTACCGGGATCAGATTCAGCTTCTCCTCTGTATGGGAAGCAATGAGAAGGCGATGCACCGGATCGAGCAGGACCCGATCTTCCAGCATCCGAATATCCGGATTTTCGGTTATACCCAGGAAGTATCGATGCTGATGGACGCTTCCGACCTGCTTATTACGAAGCCGGGAGGCATGACCTGCACGGAAGGGATGATGAAGGGCATACCGATGCTGTTCCATGCGCCGATTCCCGGCCAGGAGGAGGAGAACTGCGACTTCTTCATCGAGCACGGCCTGGGGGAAATGCTGGAATCGCGGGAGACGATCGACCGCTGGTTCCACGATTTGAGTCAGCACTACGAGACGCTCCGGCAGAAGCGGCAGCTCGGGCCTTCCCCGGCCATGAAGCCGGACGGCTGCCCGCGCGCCGTCATTGATTTGCTCTGA